A genomic region of Microlunatus sagamiharensis contains the following coding sequences:
- a CDS encoding ABC transporter permease: MTTTAAEAPAPVDGVPAGSPTVPSRVLAPGTSVRTVVAPLVFGAVVIGLWQVLVTALDIDPYVVPAPSAILAEVVDNLGSVTSGAVHTGLNALLGLVIGTLVAVVAAVLASVVRVLDALAAPVVAALSVMPIVALAPVLYTLYGASVETARVLVAALAVLIPVYVNTLRGLRQTKAVHRDLMRAYAATPAQQQWALTLPTAAPYLFTGLRIASSLAVISALVAEYFGGPIGGLGKSITSAASSSNYPLAWAYVLGAIVLGLVFYCVALAVERLATRHR, from the coding sequence GTGACCACCACCGCCGCGGAGGCGCCCGCCCCGGTCGACGGCGTCCCCGCCGGGTCGCCGACCGTCCCGAGCCGCGTCCTCGCGCCGGGCACCTCGGTCCGGACCGTCGTCGCGCCGCTCGTCTTCGGCGCCGTGGTCATCGGCCTGTGGCAGGTGCTGGTCACCGCGCTCGACATCGACCCGTACGTCGTCCCGGCGCCGTCGGCGATCCTCGCCGAGGTCGTCGACAACCTCGGCTCGGTGACCTCCGGCGCCGTCCACACCGGCCTCAACGCGCTGCTCGGGCTCGTGATCGGCACGCTCGTCGCCGTCGTGGCCGCCGTCCTGGCCAGCGTGGTCAGGGTCCTCGACGCGCTCGCCGCACCCGTCGTCGCCGCGCTGTCGGTGATGCCGATCGTCGCGCTCGCCCCGGTGCTCTACACGCTCTACGGCGCGAGCGTCGAGACCGCGCGGGTGCTCGTCGCCGCCCTCGCCGTGCTGATCCCCGTCTACGTGAACACGCTCCGCGGCCTGCGCCAGACCAAGGCCGTGCACCGCGACCTGATGCGGGCGTACGCGGCGACCCCGGCGCAGCAGCAGTGGGCGCTCACCCTGCCGACGGCCGCGCCGTACCTGTTCACGGGCCTGCGGATCGCCTCGTCGCTGGCCGTGATCTCCGCGCTCGTCGCGGAGTACTTCGGCGGCCCGATCGGCGGGCTCGGCAAGTCGATCACCTCCGCCGCGTCCTCCAGCAACTACCCGCTGGCCTGGGCGTACGTGCTCGGCGCCATCGTGCTCGGCCTCGTCTTCTACTGCGTCGCGCTCGCCGTCGAGCGCCTCGCGACCCGTCACCGCTGA
- a CDS encoding ABC transporter ATP-binding protein, protein MSSPTETRASTALRQAQGSEAAGTTPAVHVAGLDREFRSKQGSVTALSGVDLDVAPGEFVSLIGPSGCGKSTLLRLVGDLDQPTAGTLEVFGKSARQARLDQDYGIAFQQAGLLPWRTVAKNIELPLALHKVGKAERAARVSELVELIGLGEFADSYPDQLSGGMQQRVAIARALAERPRLLLMDEPFGALDEMTRERMQNELARISAETGAAVVFVTHSIPEAVFLSDRVVVMSPRPGRIVQVVPVRLPGEARDDSVREDRAFFDAVAAVREALHGAPPPVARGVENR, encoded by the coding sequence GTGAGCAGCCCGACGGAGACCCGGGCGAGCACCGCCCTTCGACAGGCTCAGGGGTCGGAGGCGGCGGGCACCACGCCCGCCGTGCACGTCGCCGGGCTCGACCGGGAGTTCCGGAGCAAGCAGGGCAGCGTCACCGCGCTCAGCGGGGTCGACCTCGACGTCGCGCCCGGCGAGTTCGTGTCGCTCATCGGCCCGAGCGGCTGCGGCAAGAGCACCCTGCTGCGCCTCGTCGGCGACCTCGACCAGCCGACGGCCGGGACGCTGGAGGTGTTCGGCAAGAGCGCCAGGCAGGCCCGCCTCGACCAGGACTACGGCATCGCCTTCCAGCAGGCCGGGCTGCTGCCCTGGCGCACCGTCGCCAAGAACATCGAGCTGCCGCTCGCGCTGCACAAGGTGGGCAAGGCCGAGCGCGCGGCGCGGGTCTCGGAGCTGGTCGAGCTCATCGGGCTCGGGGAGTTCGCGGACTCCTACCCCGACCAGCTCTCCGGAGGCATGCAGCAGCGCGTGGCCATCGCCCGCGCGCTCGCCGAGCGGCCGCGGCTGCTGCTCATGGACGAGCCCTTCGGCGCGCTCGACGAGATGACGCGCGAGCGCATGCAGAACGAGCTCGCCCGGATCAGCGCCGAGACGGGCGCGGCCGTCGTCTTCGTCACCCACTCCATCCCCGAGGCGGTCTTCCTCTCCGACCGCGTCGTCGTCATGTCACCGCGGCCGGGCCGGATCGTCCAGGTCGTGCCCGTACGGCTGCCCGGCGAGGCGCGCGACGACTCCGTGCGCGAGGACCGGGCCTTCTTCGACGCCGTGGCCGCGGTGCGCGAGGCGCTGCACGGCGCCCCGCCGCCGGTCGCGCGCGGGGTGGAGAACCGGTGA
- a CDS encoding nitrilase-related carbon-nitrogen hydrolase, with protein MAVTIVRAAITQTTWTGDKDSMLDLHERFAREAAADGAQIICFQELFYGPYFGITEDVKYYDYAEPADGPVVQRFAALAAELGIVMVLPIYEEEIPGVYYNTAVVVDADGTVLGKYRKHHIPNLEKFWEKFYFRPGNLGYPVFQTKVGPIGVYICYDRHFPEGWRELGLNGAQIVFNPNATKPGLSNRLWEIEQPAAAAANGYFVAAPNRVGREDNEYGDEAVTFYGSSQFVDPQGNLVGPMGSKDSEEVVVRDLDLDMIREVRNAWQFYRDRRPDSYTSIPKP; from the coding sequence GTGGCAGTGACCATCGTCAGAGCAGCGATCACCCAGACGACGTGGACGGGCGACAAGGACTCGATGCTCGATCTCCACGAGCGCTTCGCCCGCGAGGCGGCCGCCGACGGGGCGCAGATCATCTGCTTCCAGGAGCTCTTCTACGGGCCCTACTTCGGCATCACCGAGGACGTGAAGTACTACGACTACGCCGAGCCGGCCGACGGGCCGGTCGTGCAGCGCTTCGCCGCGCTGGCCGCCGAGCTCGGGATCGTGATGGTCCTCCCGATCTACGAGGAGGAGATCCCGGGCGTCTACTACAACACCGCCGTGGTGGTCGACGCCGACGGGACGGTCCTCGGCAAGTACCGCAAGCACCACATCCCGAACCTCGAGAAGTTCTGGGAGAAGTTCTACTTCCGCCCCGGCAACCTCGGCTACCCCGTCTTCCAGACCAAGGTCGGCCCGATCGGGGTCTACATCTGCTACGACCGCCACTTCCCGGAGGGCTGGCGCGAGCTCGGCCTCAACGGTGCGCAGATCGTCTTCAACCCCAACGCCACGAAGCCGGGCCTGTCGAACCGGCTGTGGGAGATCGAGCAGCCCGCCGCCGCGGCCGCCAACGGCTACTTCGTCGCCGCACCCAACCGCGTCGGGCGCGAGGACAACGAGTACGGCGACGAGGCGGTCACGTTCTACGGGTCGAGCCAGTTCGTCGACCCGCAGGGCAACCTGGTCGGGCCGATGGGGTCGAAGGACTCCGAGGAGGTCGTCGTCCGCGACCTCGACCTCGACATGATCCGCGAGGTCCGCAACGCCTGGCAGTTCTACCGGGACCGCCGCCCGGACTCCTACACGAGCATCCCCAAGCCGTGA
- a CDS encoding type II toxin-antitoxin system PemK/MazF family toxin — translation MRRGEIRVADLEPVRGSEASKRRPVVIVSNDAANRRAEALGRGVITVVPLTSNVTRVLPFQLLVPPDESGLSRPSKAQAEQVRSIAVERLGARVGRLPAASMESLDAALRLHLQL, via the coding sequence GTGAGGCGGGGCGAGATCCGGGTCGCCGACCTCGAGCCGGTGCGAGGCTCGGAGGCGAGCAAGCGACGCCCGGTGGTCATCGTCAGCAACGACGCGGCTAACCGTCGTGCCGAGGCTCTGGGCCGCGGCGTGATCACTGTCGTTCCCCTGACGTCGAACGTCACGCGCGTCCTGCCGTTCCAGCTGCTCGTCCCGCCGGACGAGTCCGGGCTCTCGAGGCCCTCGAAGGCGCAAGCCGAGCAGGTTCGGTCGATCGCCGTCGAACGTCTGGGTGCCCGGGTGGGGCGGCTTCCGGCCGCATCGATGGAGTCGCTCGACGCAGCCCTACGCCTTCACCTCCAGCTGTAA
- a CDS encoding uracil-DNA glycosylase — translation MAESSAEPRAHRDAAFLAAKRARLDEPHVAGLNALAAQVERSTRRPAPRVDPDSGGTAARVLLLLETPSVAGTYGSGLISLDNDDATAANLLRAVQEAGLPREELVVWNAVPWFVGTRERGITPSAAELRLGRTWLLPFLTLLPRLEVVVALGRSAQAAVTHLSTATPELGGRRFTVLLAPHPSQRVYNRPGFEGRARVHAALAGAAAALRPDGPGAGEAR, via the coding sequence ATGGCGGAAAGCTCGGCCGAGCCGCGGGCCCACCGCGACGCGGCCTTCCTCGCGGCCAAGCGGGCGCGGCTCGACGAACCGCACGTCGCCGGTCTGAACGCCCTCGCCGCGCAGGTCGAGCGCAGCACGCGGCGCCCGGCGCCGCGGGTCGACCCGGACTCGGGCGGCACCGCGGCCCGGGTGCTCCTGCTGCTGGAGACGCCGTCGGTCGCCGGGACGTACGGCTCCGGGCTCATCTCGCTGGACAACGACGACGCCACCGCCGCGAACCTCCTCCGCGCGGTGCAGGAGGCCGGGCTCCCCCGCGAGGAGCTGGTCGTCTGGAACGCCGTGCCGTGGTTCGTCGGGACGCGCGAGCGCGGCATCACGCCCTCCGCGGCCGAGCTGCGGCTGGGGCGCACCTGGCTGCTGCCCTTCCTGACCCTGCTCCCCCGCCTCGAGGTCGTCGTCGCGCTCGGGCGCAGCGCGCAGGCCGCGGTCACCCACCTGTCGACGGCGACCCCGGAGCTCGGCGGGCGCCGGTTCACGGTGCTGCTCGCGCCGCACCCCAGCCAGCGCGTCTACAACCGGCCCGGCTTCGAGGGCCGCGCGCGCGTGCACGCGGCGCTCGCCGGGGCGGCGGCCGCTCTCCGACCCGACGGTCCCGGGGCGGGCGAGGCCCGCTGA
- a CDS encoding SDR family NAD(P)-dependent oxidoreductase yields MATICITGATDGIGLATTERLLAAGHRVLVHARSEERGRAVVDRLGGDAVLVTGDLSSLAEVEALATQVREQGPLDVLVNNAGVWVRGSTPPTSADGFETTFAVNVLAAHLLTARLADHLGDRVVFLGSGMAGSGHPDPSDPGARTDPSRAYSDSKASDVLLANAWGRRLSAAGPVGSAVVDPGWVKTKLASAGAPGTVDTSADSLTYLCTEADLGQGLYWRGRRTITVPKHLRDDAYADALAATCDRLAGV; encoded by the coding sequence ATGGCGACCATCTGCATCACCGGCGCGACCGACGGCATCGGCCTCGCGACCACCGAACGGCTCCTCGCGGCCGGCCACCGCGTCCTCGTCCACGCCCGCAGCGAGGAGCGCGGCCGGGCGGTCGTGGACCGCCTCGGGGGTGACGCTGTCTTGGTCACCGGCGACCTCTCCTCGCTCGCCGAGGTCGAGGCCCTGGCGACGCAGGTCCGCGAGCAGGGCCCGCTCGACGTGCTGGTCAACAACGCCGGCGTGTGGGTCCGCGGGAGCACCCCGCCCACGAGCGCCGACGGCTTCGAGACGACCTTCGCGGTCAACGTGCTCGCCGCGCACCTGCTCACCGCCCGCCTGGCCGACCACCTCGGCGACCGGGTGGTCTTCCTCGGCTCGGGCATGGCCGGCAGCGGCCACCCGGACCCGTCCGACCCGGGCGCGAGGACCGACCCGAGTCGCGCGTACTCCGACAGCAAGGCGAGCGACGTGCTGCTCGCGAACGCCTGGGGACGGCGCCTGAGCGCTGCGGGCCCGGTCGGCTCCGCCGTCGTCGACCCCGGCTGGGTCAAGACCAAGCTCGCCTCCGCCGGCGCGCCCGGGACGGTCGACACCTCGGCCGACTCGCTGACCTACCTCTGCACCGAGGCCGACCTCGGCCAGGGCCTCTACTGGCGCGGCCGCCGCACGATCACCGTCCCCAAGCACCTGCGCGACGACGCGTACGCCGACGCCCTCGCCGCGACGTGCGACCGCCTGGCGGGGGTATGA
- a CDS encoding ABC transporter substrate-binding protein: protein MGSPKITRRAMLGRTGLAAAAVGLTLAGCGSSGDASPGADASSGGGASLTPVKLQLQWVAQAQFAGYYAALDQGFYKDAGLDVSILEGGPDIVPQDVLSAGDVDYAISWVPKVLGSIEKGAKITNVAQIFERSGTTQISFKDKNITSPADLKGKNVGSWGYGNEWELFAGMQKAGVEVGDIKLVQQAFDMNGFLAGDIDAAQAMTYNEYAQVLESENPATGQLFTPADLNVISWNDVGTNMLQDAIWANSDKLGSDAAYQDQTTRFIKASIKGWVYARDNPQPAADIVTNAGSQLGKSHQLWQTNEVNKLIWPSASGGIGMISDDAWTRTVGIAKGTKNETGATIISADPPATAKSTTYVEKALTELKAEGVDVEGKGFTPATVTLEQGGA from the coding sequence ATGGGCTCACCGAAGATCACCCGCCGCGCGATGCTCGGCCGGACCGGGCTGGCGGCGGCCGCCGTCGGTCTCACCCTCGCCGGCTGCGGCTCCTCCGGCGACGCCAGCCCCGGCGCCGACGCCTCGAGCGGCGGCGGAGCCTCGCTGACGCCGGTCAAGCTGCAGCTGCAGTGGGTCGCGCAGGCGCAGTTCGCCGGCTACTACGCCGCGTTGGACCAGGGCTTCTACAAGGACGCCGGGCTCGACGTGAGCATCCTCGAGGGCGGGCCCGACATCGTGCCGCAGGACGTGCTCTCCGCCGGCGACGTCGACTACGCCATCTCCTGGGTGCCCAAGGTGCTCGGCTCGATCGAGAAGGGCGCCAAGATCACCAACGTCGCCCAGATCTTCGAGCGCAGCGGGACGACGCAGATCTCGTTCAAGGACAAGAACATCACCAGCCCCGCGGACCTCAAGGGCAAGAACGTCGGCAGCTGGGGCTACGGCAACGAGTGGGAGCTCTTCGCCGGCATGCAGAAGGCCGGGGTCGAGGTCGGCGACATCAAGCTGGTGCAGCAGGCCTTCGACATGAACGGCTTCCTCGCCGGCGACATCGACGCGGCGCAGGCGATGACCTACAACGAGTACGCCCAGGTGCTGGAGTCGGAGAACCCGGCGACCGGGCAGCTCTTCACCCCGGCCGACCTCAACGTGATCAGCTGGAACGACGTCGGCACGAACATGCTGCAGGACGCGATCTGGGCCAACTCGGACAAGCTGGGCAGCGACGCCGCCTACCAGGACCAGACGACGCGCTTCATCAAGGCGTCGATCAAGGGCTGGGTGTACGCCCGGGACAACCCGCAGCCGGCGGCCGACATCGTGACGAACGCGGGTTCGCAGCTCGGCAAGAGCCACCAGCTGTGGCAGACCAACGAGGTCAACAAGCTGATCTGGCCGTCGGCGAGCGGCGGCATCGGCATGATCAGCGACGACGCCTGGACCCGGACGGTCGGCATCGCCAAGGGCACCAAGAACGAGACCGGCGCGACGATCATCAGCGCCGACCCGCCCGCGACGGCCAAGAGCACGACCTACGTCGAGAAGGCGCTCACCGAGCTCAAGGCCGAGGGCGTCGACGTCGAGGGCAAGGGCTTCACGCCGGCGACGGTGACCCTCGAGCAGGGCGGCGCCTGA
- a CDS encoding TIGR03842 family LLM class F420-dependent oxidoreductase, translating to MKFGVVLQTNPPAWRTVQLAELAEAHGFEYVWTFDSHLLWQEPYVIYSQILSRTNRVIVGPMVTNPATRDWTVTASVFATLNEMFGNRTVCGIGRGDSAVRVTNGKPTTVRDMREATHVIRELANCRAVDYNGSTIRFPWATTSELEVWIAAYGPLALKAAGEVGDGFILQLADVDIARWMIEAVRTAASNAGRDPDALTFCVAAPAYVGTDLPHMRDQSRWFGGMVGNHVADIVAKYGAESSVPHALTDYIKAREGYDYNEHGRAGNTHTAFVPDEIVDRFCLLGTADDHIAKLGELKALGVDQFSVYLQHDNKEETLRAYGETIIPALRDSVTARS from the coding sequence GTGAAGTTCGGGGTCGTCCTGCAGACCAACCCGCCCGCGTGGCGGACCGTCCAGCTCGCGGAGCTGGCCGAGGCGCACGGGTTCGAGTACGTGTGGACGTTCGACTCGCACCTGCTGTGGCAGGAGCCGTACGTCATCTACAGCCAGATCCTGTCGCGCACGAACCGCGTCATCGTCGGCCCGATGGTCACCAACCCGGCGACCCGGGACTGGACGGTCACCGCGTCGGTCTTCGCGACGCTGAACGAGATGTTCGGCAACCGGACCGTGTGCGGCATCGGCCGCGGCGACTCGGCGGTCCGCGTGACCAACGGCAAGCCGACGACCGTGCGCGACATGCGCGAGGCGACGCACGTCATCCGCGAGCTCGCGAACTGCCGCGCGGTCGACTACAACGGCTCGACGATCCGCTTCCCGTGGGCGACCACGTCGGAGCTCGAGGTGTGGATCGCCGCGTACGGGCCGCTCGCGCTCAAGGCGGCCGGAGAGGTCGGCGACGGCTTCATCCTGCAGCTGGCCGACGTCGACATCGCCCGCTGGATGATCGAGGCGGTCCGCACGGCGGCGAGCAACGCCGGTCGTGACCCGGATGCGCTCACCTTCTGCGTCGCCGCGCCCGCGTACGTGGGGACCGACCTGCCGCACATGCGCGACCAGAGCCGCTGGTTCGGCGGGATGGTCGGCAACCACGTCGCCGACATCGTCGCCAAGTACGGCGCCGAGAGCTCCGTCCCGCACGCGCTGACCGACTACATCAAGGCGCGCGAGGGCTACGACTACAACGAGCACGGCCGCGCGGGGAACACCCACACGGCCTTCGTGCCCGACGAGATCGTCGACCGCTTCTGCCTGCTCGGGACCGCGGACGACCACATCGCCAAGCTCGGTGAGCTGAAGGCGCTCGGCGTCGACCAGTTCTCGGTCTACCTCCAGCACGACAACAAGGAGGAGACGCTGCGCGCGTACGGCGAGACGATCATCCCGGCGCTGCGCGACTCCGTCACCGCCCGCTCGTGA
- a CDS encoding ribbon-helix-helix domain-containing protein, translating to MKISVSLPSVDVELLDSYAHSHSFASRSAALQHAIELLRQSELSDAYEEAWDEWDSSGEAALWEPVVADGLQPR from the coding sequence GTGAAGATCAGCGTCAGCCTCCCGAGCGTCGATGTCGAGCTGCTCGACTCCTACGCGCACTCGCATTCCTTCGCGTCGCGGTCTGCCGCGCTCCAGCACGCCATCGAGCTCCTGCGGCAGTCGGAGCTGTCGGACGCCTACGAGGAGGCGTGGGACGAGTGGGACAGCAGCGGTGAGGCGGCGCTCTGGGAGCCCGTCGTCGCTGACGGGCTGCAGCCTCGGTGA
- the hydA gene encoding dihydropyrimidinase, with the protein MSTTLITGGTVVNATGTAQADVLVDGETIAAVLTPGSQLLGTDLKASVDQVVDATGKYVIPGGIDAHTHMQMPFGGTEASDTFETGTRAAAWGGTTSIIDFAIQRSGERVEDGLAAWHEKAAGECAVDYGFHQIVGGVDEFSLKAMDSLVDEGITSFKLFMAYPGVFYSDDAQILRAMQKSRETGLLTMMHAENGPAIDVLAEQLYDAGKTTPYFHGIARAWQMEEEATHRAIMLADLTGAPLYVVHVSAKQAVEQLAAARDRGQNVFGETCPQYLYLSLEEQLGAEGKEWGSFEGAKWVCSTPLRSRAEGHQDAMWRALRTNDLQTVSTDHCPFCMKGQKDMGQGDFRAIPNGIGSIEHRVDLLYQGVVTGEITLSRWVELIATTPARMFGLYGRKGVVQPGADADLVVYDPQGHTSIGLGKSHHMNMDYSAWEGYEIDGHVDWVMSRGSVLVDGSGYVGSKSHGKFLKRDLTQYLV; encoded by the coding sequence GTGAGCACGACACTGATCACCGGCGGCACCGTCGTCAACGCGACGGGGACCGCCCAGGCCGACGTCCTCGTCGACGGCGAGACGATCGCCGCCGTCCTGACGCCCGGCTCGCAGCTCCTCGGGACCGACCTGAAGGCCTCCGTCGACCAGGTGGTCGACGCGACGGGCAAGTACGTGATCCCGGGCGGCATCGACGCGCACACGCACATGCAGATGCCCTTCGGCGGCACCGAGGCGTCGGACACGTTCGAGACCGGGACGCGCGCCGCGGCCTGGGGCGGGACGACGAGCATCATCGACTTCGCCATCCAGCGCTCCGGCGAGCGGGTCGAGGACGGCCTCGCCGCCTGGCACGAGAAGGCGGCCGGCGAGTGCGCGGTCGACTACGGCTTCCACCAGATCGTCGGCGGCGTCGACGAGTTCTCGCTCAAGGCGATGGACTCGTTGGTCGACGAGGGCATCACGAGCTTCAAGCTGTTCATGGCCTACCCGGGCGTCTTCTACTCCGACGACGCACAGATCCTGCGCGCGATGCAGAAGTCCCGCGAGACCGGCCTGCTGACGATGATGCACGCCGAGAACGGGCCTGCGATCGACGTCCTCGCCGAGCAGCTCTACGACGCCGGCAAGACCACGCCGTACTTCCACGGCATCGCCCGCGCGTGGCAGATGGAGGAGGAGGCCACGCACCGCGCGATCATGCTGGCCGACCTCACCGGCGCCCCGCTCTACGTCGTGCACGTCAGCGCCAAGCAGGCCGTGGAGCAGCTCGCCGCGGCCCGCGACCGCGGGCAGAACGTGTTCGGCGAGACCTGCCCGCAGTACCTCTACCTGTCGCTGGAGGAGCAGCTCGGCGCCGAGGGGAAGGAGTGGGGCAGCTTCGAGGGGGCCAAGTGGGTCTGCTCGACGCCGCTGCGCTCGCGCGCCGAGGGCCACCAGGACGCCATGTGGCGCGCGCTGCGGACCAACGACCTGCAGACCGTCTCGACCGACCACTGCCCCTTCTGCATGAAGGGCCAGAAGGACATGGGCCAGGGCGACTTCCGCGCCATCCCCAACGGCATCGGCTCGATCGAGCACCGCGTCGACCTGCTCTACCAGGGCGTCGTCACCGGCGAGATCACGCTGTCGCGCTGGGTCGAGCTGATCGCCACCACCCCGGCACGGATGTTCGGCCTGTACGGGCGCAAGGGCGTCGTCCAGCCCGGCGCCGACGCCGACCTGGTCGTCTACGACCCGCAGGGCCACACCTCGATCGGACTCGGGAAGAGCCACCACATGAACATGGACTACTCGGCCTGGGAGGGCTACGAGATCGACGGCCACGTGGACTGGGTGATGTCCCGCGGCTCGGTCCTCGTGGACGGGTCCGGGTACGTGGGCTCGAAGAGCCACGGGAAGTTCCTCAAGCGCGACCTGACGCAGTACCTCGTATGA
- a CDS encoding ABC transporter permease, with the protein MRRLRGWGLGLLGLVVLGVVWEVYKALGPDAGVKLGGRLVLPRTSDRAMPHLWDIASRLTEPALGRSGAPLWEVVGQACLFTLKTAAIGWVVGVVVGLLLALLMQRFRLAEAAVLPWVVLSQTVPLIAIAPLVRRWGSQVQIGSWAWSSQDSVAVIAAYLAFFPVAVGMLRGLGAPDATHLDLMRTYGVGWRTTLLRLRLPASVPFLLPALRLAAAAAVIGTVVAEVSIGLRGGIGRLVIEYAQAAGGDPAKPWAPIVGAIVVGLVAAAFVALLGVFLKTYRRGEVGA; encoded by the coding sequence GTGAGGCGCCTGCGCGGCTGGGGCCTCGGCCTGCTGGGGCTGGTCGTCCTCGGGGTGGTCTGGGAGGTCTACAAGGCCCTCGGGCCCGACGCGGGCGTCAAGCTCGGCGGCCGGCTCGTCCTGCCCCGCACCAGCGACCGGGCGATGCCGCACCTGTGGGACATCGCCTCGCGCCTCACCGAACCCGCCCTCGGCCGCTCCGGCGCCCCGCTGTGGGAGGTCGTGGGCCAGGCGTGCCTGTTCACGTTGAAGACCGCCGCGATCGGCTGGGTCGTGGGTGTGGTCGTCGGGCTGCTGCTCGCCCTGCTGATGCAGCGCTTCCGCCTGGCCGAGGCGGCCGTGCTGCCCTGGGTCGTGCTGAGCCAGACCGTCCCGCTCATCGCCATCGCCCCGCTCGTCCGGCGCTGGGGCTCGCAGGTCCAGATCGGCTCCTGGGCCTGGAGCAGCCAGGACTCGGTCGCGGTGATCGCGGCCTACCTGGCCTTCTTCCCCGTCGCCGTCGGCATGCTGCGCGGTCTCGGCGCGCCCGACGCGACGCACCTCGACCTGATGCGCACGTACGGCGTCGGCTGGCGCACCACCCTGCTGCGGCTCCGGCTGCCGGCCAGCGTGCCCTTCCTGCTGCCGGCGCTGCGCCTCGCCGCGGCCGCCGCCGTCATCGGCACCGTGGTCGCCGAGGTCTCCATCGGCCTGCGGGGCGGCATCGGCCGGCTCGTCATCGAGTACGCCCAGGCCGCCGGCGGCGACCCGGCCAAGCCGTGGGCGCCGATCGTCGGCGCGATCGTGGTCGGCCTCGTGGCCGCCGCGTTCGTCGCGCTGCTCGGCGTCTTCCTGAAGACCTATCGACGAGGAGAGGTGGGCGCGTGA
- a CDS encoding phosphotransferase, whose amino-acid sequence MLYAAAVSVALSTEPGDEVLQAREDRPVVRHGDQVRHPRNPWSESVQSLLAYLAEAGFAEAPRPGGVVGDHDDVSYIEGISGDEACTLVQSDEAVAEVAQLLRRYHDTVEAWQPDEEPVWFDGRRGTGSLPGELVCHGDPGPWNLVWDLCRPVGEQLVGLIDWEYASVGTRLTDIGYALHYLAPLRDRSYWHGVLGMARKPRRRHRMAVFAEAYGVRLDEDLVEAVVASQQAGVQMMIDLAALGRPRQVQLIAAGELEREQRAVDWTERHRHKFSLAGVTVAPDA is encoded by the coding sequence GTGCTCTACGCTGCCGCGGTGTCGGTGGCGCTGAGCACGGAGCCGGGGGACGAGGTCCTCCAGGCGCGGGAGGACCGTCCCGTCGTGCGGCACGGGGACCAGGTCCGCCACCCGCGCAACCCGTGGTCGGAGTCGGTGCAGTCGCTCCTGGCCTACCTCGCCGAGGCCGGCTTCGCCGAGGCGCCGCGGCCAGGCGGGGTCGTCGGCGACCACGACGACGTCAGCTACATCGAGGGCATCTCCGGCGACGAGGCCTGCACGCTCGTCCAGTCCGACGAGGCGGTCGCCGAGGTCGCCCAGCTGCTGCGGCGCTACCACGACACGGTCGAGGCCTGGCAGCCCGACGAGGAGCCCGTCTGGTTCGACGGCCGGCGGGGGACCGGGAGCCTGCCCGGCGAGCTCGTCTGCCACGGCGACCCCGGCCCCTGGAACCTCGTCTGGGACCTCTGCCGCCCGGTCGGTGAGCAGCTGGTCGGCCTGATCGACTGGGAGTACGCCTCCGTCGGCACCCGCCTGACCGACATCGGCTACGCCCTGCACTACCTCGCCCCGCTGCGCGACCGCAGCTACTGGCACGGCGTGCTCGGGATGGCCCGTAAGCCGCGCCGGCGGCACCGGATGGCCGTCTTCGCCGAGGCGTACGGCGTCCGGCTCGACGAGGACCTCGTGGAGGCGGTCGTGGCCTCGCAGCAGGCCGGGGTGCAGATGATGATCGACCTGGCCGCGCTCGGGCGTCCGCGGCAGGTCCAGCTGATCGCCGCCGGGGAGCTCGAGCGCGAGCAGCGGGCCGTGGACTGGACCGAGCGGCACCGGCACAAGTTCAGCCTCGCGGGCGTGACGGTGGCGCCGGACGCCTGA